The DNA region CTTCGCCAGATACCTCACGATTGATCGGAACAATTCTACCGGCAATTCAGACTACCGGTGAAAACGCTGTTCAGTTTTCTTCAGTGAATTACGACCCTGAAACTCGAATCGTTTCAATTGAAGGTCAAGCAAGTAATGGTTTTCCAGCCCTTGAAGCTTTTATTAAAACAATTAAATATTCACAAATTATCTATGATGGTGAAGGCTCTCAATGTAAGGCTAGTGAAGTCGAAAAAGATGCTAATATCTGTATGCTTGCTGATGAAGGGTCAGTTGTTCGAAATGAAAGTTCGCTTGGAGCTAATGAACAAGGCCAAAATGTTTTGCGTTTCACTGTTAGCTTTAAATTGAACGAAGCAGCTTTGAAATTTTCTTCGAAAAACTTTGCGGTAAAAGCTCTTGGTCGAAAGAATGTAACAGACTCAACTATTCAGGTTCCTGCTGGAATTTTTACTCAAAATTCAAAAAAAGATTCTGAAAAGGAGAATAAATAATGGGTGAAAATAAAGAAGTAGCTTTTTTGAAGCGAAATGCCATTAATAAGGCTAACCAAACAATGTTTTTGGCGGTTGCGGGCGCTGCTTTAATTGCTGGCGCATCTGTTGTTGGAATGATTTATCTTTTTAGGATTTTTACATTTAATTCTAAAGTTCTTGGTGAACAAGATAAAAGTATTTCAACAATTCAAAAAAATATCCAAAATATTGAAGATTTAAAGAGTAAGTTAAGTTCATTAGAAACCGATCCGAATCTTAATGAGCGAAAATTGAAATCTAATGCCGAAGATGGTGGTTTGCGCGTTATTGCTGATGCCTTGCCTGATAGCGAGAATGCTGCCGCTCTTGCAGCTAGCCTTGAAAAGAATATTTTTTCTGAAGGCGTAACTCTTGATTCTTTTAGTATTGACTCTGCTGATTCTGCAAACAAAAGTCTTTCAGGTTCAAGCTCAGCGTCAAATTCTTCTAGTTCATCAGTAACTAGCGGTGTTCAAGATTCAAATAAAATTCCAGAAGGTGTGAAAGATATTCAATTTTCAGCAACAATTTCTGCAGGTTTTCAGGGTGAAGGCTCAAATTCAGCGCGAGTCGCTAAATCTCAAGATGAAGCACTTAATAATCTAATTAATACTGTTCGAAAGATGGAAAGATCAATTCGATCAATAAATATTACGAGTTTTAAATTCGAGCGTTCACTTAACCGATTTAGTCTTAACTTTTCTGCGAAATCCTACTATTATCCTAAATATACAATGAAGCTTGAAAGTAAGAAAGTTAAAGCAGACGAAACTGCAAAGCCAGCAACTTCTACAACTGGAACTGGTAAAACTCAAAACTCAAGCACTACGGGAGGATCGAAATAATGAAAAAAACTGATATTGCGATGATTGTTTTGATTGCGGGCTTTAGCGTTTTGATTTCATATTTAGTTATTAACTCTTTGGCTCAGGGTGGATTTTCTGAGCAAACTTATGATGTTAAAATTACTGAACCAATTTCGAACGAATATGTAAAACCAAGTAGTGAAATTTTTAATAAGGATGCTATCAATCCAACGGTTCAAGTTAATATTGGACAATAAATATTAAATAATTCAAAAAGGAATGTAATGACATTATTAACCAATGATATTCAGGATAGACTTGCGAAAATCCTTGTTGAAGAGGGTCTTATTCAAGAATCAAAAATTGAGTTGGCTATAAAAGAGGCTGGTTTAAATAATCAGTCTCTAATGTCGTATATGATTGAGCATAAGTTTCTTGATAATGAAATTCTTATTCACGCAACAGCTCATGTTTCGGGGATTCCCTATGTTAATCTTGAAAATACTACCATTCCGCAAGAGACTCTTGATTTAATTTCAGTTGATATTGCTGAACGAAATATGGCGGTTCCAATTGCTGAAGTTCAGGGGCGAATTGCTGTTGCAATGCTTGATGCAACAAACATTCAAGCTGTTGATTATCTTTCTAGTCTAATTCAGCGCCCTCTAAAAGTATTTATGGCGAGCCAAAAATCAATTAGGCATATTTTAGACCAATATAAAACTGATCTTTCCGGTGTTGATGCTCTGGCTGAAAATGTTGATGCGCAAACTCAGGCGGAAGCAGAATCGAAACGGCAGGTTCAAACAATTGTGCAGGACTCACCGATTTCGAAAGCTTTGAATACAATTTTAGAATATGCTGTTCGCGCAAAAGCATCCGATATCCATATTGAACCACTTGAAAAATCTTTGAAAATTCGCTGTCGAATAGATGGTGTTCTTCGAGAAATTATGAATTTGCCAAAGAGTATTGAGCCGGCTTTAATTTCACGTATTAAGATTCTCTCAAGCTTAAAGATCGATGAGCACCGCGTACCGCAAGATGGTCAGTTTGCTGTTGCTGTTGGAGATAAAGAAGTTGACCTTCGTATCGCTATTTCGCCAGTTGTTTGGGGTGAGCAAGTCGTGATTCGTTTGCTTGATAAAACGGGTAATTCTTTTAATCTTGAAGAAATGGGATACGCCGGGCGAGCTCTTCGAACAATTCGAAAGGGAATTGCTGCTCCAAATGGAATGGTTTTAACATCTGGTCCAACTGGTTCTGGTAAATCAACATCGCTTTACGCATTGATTAAAGAGATTAAAGATGATTCGGTGAATATTATTACTCTCGAAGACCCTGTTGAATATAAGATGGATGGCGTAAATCAGATTCAAGTTAATGCTGAGGTTGGATTAACTTTTGCAGCGGGATTGCGTTCTATTTTGCGTCTTGACCCTGATATTGTGATGGTTGGAGAAATTCGTGATGGTGAAACAGCCAACCTCGCCGTTCAGGCCGCATTAACTGGACACTTAGTATTTTCAACACTTCACACCAACTCTGCTGCCGGAATTTTGCCTCGCTTGATTGATATGGGGATTGAACCTTTCTTGATCGCTTCAACAGTGAATACAATTATTGGTCAGCGTCTTGTTCGAAGGGTTGCGGCCAAGCGAAATACTTATCAATCTTCACCACTTGAAACGCAAAGTATTATCGATACTGTAGGTCATTTGCTGCCAAAAACACCAGATGAAGTAGAAAGAGTTTCAGCTGACTTAGGCTATAAAAATCTACCTCTTGCAAACCAGAAGTCTTACACTCTTGTGAAAGGTCGTGATACACCGCAAACGCCAGGAGGATACAAAGGGCGTGCAGGTTTGTATGAAGTTATGGAGGTAACCGAAGAAATTCAACAGCTTATCATTAAGCATGCAACTTCACACGAGGTTCAGAAGGTAGCAATGGCGCAAGGAATGATTACAATGCGTCAAGATGGATATCTTAAAGCTTTAACAGGAATTACAACATTAGAAGAAGTTAATAGGGTTGCGTCTGATAGCGCATAAAACGGGAGGAATATGAATCAAAATCTAAGAATAGAAATTTTACTTGAAGAAATCGTTCGAAAAAATGCAAGCGATCTTCATCTGCAAGTTGGTTTGCCGCCGATGATGCGGCTTGATGGCGTTTTGGCGCCATTCCCAGGATACAATCCATTGAATGCCGAAGAAGTTGAGCATCTTGTTTTTGCAATCCTTGATGATGATCAGCAAAAAATTCTAATTAAAGATAAAGAATTCGACTTCTCATTTGCCTTTGGTGATTTGGGCCGTTTTCGTGTTAATGCTTTTCATGAACGCGGTAATTTAGCAGCTTCACTTCGTTTAATTCCAAATCAAATCAAAACTATTACTGAGCTTGGAATGCCGCCAGTAATTCAGTCTTTTGCCGATTTTCCGCGTGGTTTAGTTTTAGTTACGGGGCCAACTGGTTCAGGAAAATCTACAACTCTTGCCGCTTTGATTGATAAAATTAACAGCGAAAAAGCTCAGCATATCATTACAATTGAAGATCCAATTGAGTTTACGCATAAATCAAAACGCTCAGCGATTGTTCAGCGAGAGGTTCATTATGACACCTACTCATTTTCTGCGGCTCTTCGAAGTTCGCTTCGTCAAGATCCAGATGTTGTTTTAATTGGTGAGATGCGTGATCTTGAAACAATCTCGGCTGCAATTACAATTGCTGAAACTGGGCACTTAGTGTTTGCAACGCTTCACACAAACTCTGCAGCGCAATCAATCGACCGTATGATTGATGTTTTTCCGCCACACCAACAACCTCAAGTTCGTTCGCAACTTGCTAATATTCTGCAAGGAATTTGTGCTCAACGACTTATTCCTGCAATTGGCGGTGGGCGAGTTGTTGCAGCCGAAGTTATGGTTGCCAACCCTGCAATTCGAAATATTATTCGTGAAGGAAAAACTCATCAGCTTGATACTGTTATTCAAACTGGATCCGACCAAGGGATGCAGACAATGGACAGAACGCTTGTTAAATTAGTACAATCTGGTGTGGTAACTTATGACGATGCACGCGAATTTGCGGTTGATTTAGTTGAATTTGAAAGGTTGATGAGAGGCTAATATGAAAAAATTTTCTTATAAAGTAAAAGATCGTGTTACTGGTAAAATCATTAAAGGCGAAATTTCAGCAGATAGTCAGCGTGCGGCTGGAAAAGCTCTTATTGATCAAGGCTATATTTTGCAAGATGATATTTATGAAGTCGGCCAAGAAAACGCTTTGGCGAGGTTTATGAACCGAATCACAACTAAGGATAAAATCGTCTTCACTCGTCAGTTCGCTACTTTGATTGGTGCAGGTTTACCTCTTGCGCAGGCTCTTCGAACAGTTTCTGAGCAAACTGAAAATAAAAAAATGCGTTCAGTTGTTGATGATATTTTAGCTTCAGTTGAAAGTGGCTCAATCTTGAAAGATGCTTTTTCGAAATTTCCAGATGTTTTTGATAAAGTTTATCTTGCTTTGATTGCTGCTGGTGAAATGTCGGGAACACTTGATGAATCGCTTCGCCGTGTTGCAACTCAGCAGGAAAAAGACGCGGCAATGATGAGTAAGATTCGTGGAGCTTTAACTTACCCAGTAATTGTGCTTGTGGTTATTGGTCTCGTGATGACGTTTATGATGGTGCAGGTTGTTCCTCAAGTTAAACAGCTCTATAAAGATATGCACCAAGAATTGCCATTTGCAACACAAATTCTTATTGGAATATCAGACTTTATAATCAACTTTTGGTGGCTTGTTTTGGTCGGAATAGGTGTTGC from Candidatus Saccharimonas sp. includes:
- a CDS encoding GspE/PulE family protein; amino-acid sequence: MTLLTNDIQDRLAKILVEEGLIQESKIELAIKEAGLNNQSLMSYMIEHKFLDNEILIHATAHVSGIPYVNLENTTIPQETLDLISVDIAERNMAVPIAEVQGRIAVAMLDATNIQAVDYLSSLIQRPLKVFMASQKSIRHILDQYKTDLSGVDALAENVDAQTQAEAESKRQVQTIVQDSPISKALNTILEYAVRAKASDIHIEPLEKSLKIRCRIDGVLREIMNLPKSIEPALISRIKILSSLKIDEHRVPQDGQFAVAVGDKEVDLRIAISPVVWGEQVVIRLLDKTGNSFNLEEMGYAGRALRTIRKGIAAPNGMVLTSGPTGSGKSTSLYALIKEIKDDSVNIITLEDPVEYKMDGVNQIQVNAEVGLTFAAGLRSILRLDPDIVMVGEIRDGETANLAVQAALTGHLVFSTLHTNSAAGILPRLIDMGIEPFLIASTVNTIIGQRLVRRVAAKRNTYQSSPLETQSIIDTVGHLLPKTPDEVERVSADLGYKNLPLANQKSYTLVKGRDTPQTPGGYKGRAGLYEVMEVTEEIQQLIIKHATSHEVQKVAMAQGMITMRQDGYLKALTGITTLEEVNRVASDSA
- a CDS encoding type IV pilus twitching motility protein PilT, yielding MNQNLRIEILLEEIVRKNASDLHLQVGLPPMMRLDGVLAPFPGYNPLNAEEVEHLVFAILDDDQQKILIKDKEFDFSFAFGDLGRFRVNAFHERGNLAASLRLIPNQIKTITELGMPPVIQSFADFPRGLVLVTGPTGSGKSTTLAALIDKINSEKAQHIITIEDPIEFTHKSKRSAIVQREVHYDTYSFSAALRSSLRQDPDVVLIGEMRDLETISAAITIAETGHLVFATLHTNSAAQSIDRMIDVFPPHQQPQVRSQLANILQGICAQRLIPAIGGGRVVAAEVMVANPAIRNIIREGKTHQLDTVIQTGSDQGMQTMDRTLVKLVQSGVVTYDDAREFAVDLVEFERLMRG
- a CDS encoding type II secretion system F family protein; this encodes MKKFSYKVKDRVTGKIIKGEISADSQRAAGKALIDQGYILQDDIYEVGQENALARFMNRITTKDKIVFTRQFATLIGAGLPLAQALRTVSEQTENKKMRSVVDDILASVESGSILKDAFSKFPDVFDKVYLALIAAGEMSGTLDESLRRVATQQEKDAAMMSKIRGALTYPVIVLVVIGLVMTFMMVQVVPQVKQLYKDMHQELPFATQILIGISDFIINFWWLVLVGIGVAGYFFRQYLKTGSGIKFAANFKLNVPLFSPLFRKLYMARFARTGQLLLSTGVALLDMLNICGDAMNNIIVKKSIDEAGKLVQSGKSLSESLKGKDYILDMVPQMINIGEQSGKIDEMLGKTAQVYEDELDEQIKAISTLIEPILMVVMALMAGGLIGAILFPIYSLVTKV